In one Agathobacter rectalis ATCC 33656 genomic region, the following are encoded:
- a CDS encoding ThiF family adenylyltransferase: MLNQFSRTQLLLGKEAMDRLKGARVAVFGIGGVGGYVCEALVRSGVGAIDLIDDDKVCLTNLNRQIIATRKTIGKYKTDVMEERIQDINPDVSVVTHRCFFLPENADEFPFEEYDYIVDAVDTVTAKIALVMKAQEKNVPIISSMGAGNKLDASAFKVADIYKTSMCPLAKVMRRELKKRGVKKLKVVYSEEKPTRPIEDMSISCRSNCICPPGAEHKCTQRRDIPGSLAFVPSVAGLIIAGEVVQDIAFDRV; encoded by the coding sequence ATGTTAAATCAGTTTTCAAGAACACAGCTTTTGCTTGGAAAAGAGGCGATGGATAGGCTAAAGGGCGCAAGAGTCGCAGTATTTGGAATAGGAGGAGTGGGCGGATATGTCTGCGAGGCACTAGTCAGAAGCGGCGTGGGAGCGATTGACCTTATCGATGATGACAAGGTGTGTCTTACAAACCTAAACAGGCAGATAATCGCAACCCGAAAGACCATAGGAAAATACAAGACAGATGTGATGGAGGAGAGGATTCAAGATATTAATCCTGATGTCAGTGTCGTGACGCACAGGTGCTTCTTTTTGCCGGAAAATGCTGATGAATTTCCGTTTGAAGAGTATGATTATATAGTTGACGCGGTTGATACGGTCACGGCAAAGATTGCGCTTGTCATGAAGGCACAGGAGAAAAATGTCCCTATCATAAGCAGCATGGGAGCGGGAAATAAGCTGGATGCAAGTGCATTTAAGGTGGCTGATATATATAAGACCAGCATGTGTCCTCTTGCAAAGGTCATGCGCCGTGAGCTTAAAAAACGTGGCGTGAAAAAGCTCAAGGTGGTATACTCTGAGGAGAAGCCTACAAGACCGATAGAGGATATGTCTATAAGCTGCAGAAGCAACTGCATCTGCCCGCCGGGTGCCGAACACAAGTGCACGCAGCGCAGGGATATTCCCGGAAGCCTTGCATTTGTACCATCAGTGGCAGGACTTATCATCGCGGGCGAGGTGGTACAGGACATAGCCTTTGACAGGGTATGA
- a CDS encoding AAA family ATPase, with protein sequence MPVFDFSDTPVANEHPECTYETFHSTETRASADKPIVVIDNKQKEWAHHALGMFTNPIKRTSFEFEDGDGVTSADILRIDSRFVSLFKWLGENHIKVQLSGANTPDGYAVYRVREVALGRGTKLSAEDGFLQYMMERLFASTMPEDEPDLDDYEEEGDSMKLTSIQSITDFMTCAGRTLPDNILLWARRNLAVARSSEVSPEERRHAQRALSIMMNIQWKGNYFEAIDPVEARRILDEELYGMESVKQRIIETIIQINRTHTLPAYGLLLCGPAGTGKSQIAYAVARILKLPWTTLDMSSINDAEQLTGSSRIYSNAKPGIIMEAFSQAGESNLVFIINELDKASSKNGNGNPADVLLTLLDNLGFTDNYMECMVPTVGVYPIATANDKSQISAPLMSRFAVIDIPDYTDEEKKVIFQRFALRKVFERMGMKEEECVLTEDGLDAVIKLHENTSGIRDLEQAAEHLAANALYQIEVDKVKQVVFDAEAVFELLG encoded by the coding sequence ATGCCAGTATTTGATTTTAGCGATACACCGGTAGCAAACGAGCATCCGGAGTGTACATATGAGACATTTCATTCGACAGAGACCAGGGCATCGGCCGATAAACCGATTGTTGTGATAGACAATAAGCAAAAGGAGTGGGCGCACCATGCGCTCGGTATGTTTACAAATCCGATAAAGCGTACATCCTTTGAATTTGAGGATGGTGATGGGGTGACCAGTGCAGATATCCTGCGCATTGATTCCCGCTTCGTTAGCCTTTTTAAGTGGCTTGGCGAAAATCACATAAAGGTACAGCTTTCAGGAGCCAATACACCTGACGGATACGCAGTATACAGGGTGAGGGAGGTGGCTCTCGGCAGAGGCACAAAGCTGTCTGCAGAGGACGGATTCCTGCAGTATATGATGGAAAGGCTCTTTGCCAGCACCATGCCTGAGGATGAACCCGACCTCGATGATTACGAGGAAGAGGGCGACAGCATGAAGCTCACCAGTATACAGAGCATCACAGATTTCATGACCTGTGCAGGCCGTACACTGCCTGACAATATACTGCTGTGGGCCAGAAGAAATCTGGCAGTTGCGCGTTCAAGCGAGGTATCACCTGAGGAGAGACGCCATGCGCAGAGAGCACTTTCCATCATGATGAATATCCAGTGGAAGGGAAATTACTTTGAGGCAATTGACCCTGTGGAGGCAAGGCGCATACTCGATGAGGAGCTCTATGGAATGGAGAGCGTGAAGCAGAGAATCATTGAGACCATTATCCAGATAAACAGGACTCATACACTTCCTGCCTACGGACTGCTTCTCTGTGGACCGGCAGGAACCGGAAAGTCACAGATTGCATATGCTGTTGCACGTATACTCAAGCTTCCATGGACCACACTCGATATGAGCTCCATAAATGATGCAGAGCAGCTCACAGGAAGCTCAAGAATCTATTCAAATGCAAAGCCGGGAATCATTATGGAGGCATTTTCACAGGCGGGAGAGTCAAATCTTGTATTTATCATCAATGAGCTCGACAAGGCCTCAAGCAAAAACGGTAACGGAAATCCGGCAGATGTGCTTTTGACACTGCTTGACAATCTGGGCTTTACAGACAACTATATGGAGTGTATGGTGCCGACCGTCGGAGTATATCCGATTGCAACAGCCAATGATAAATCCCAGATTTCTGCACCGCTTATGTCACGTTTTGCGGTGATTGATATTCCGGACTATACCGATGAAGAGAAGAAGGTCATCTTCCAGCGATTTGCCCTGCGCAAGGTATTTGAGCGAATGGGAATGAAGGAGGAGGAGTGCGTTCTCACAGAGGACGGACTTGATGCAGTGATTAAGCTTCACGAGAACACATCGGGCATAAGAGATCTCGAGCAGGCTGCAGAGCATCTGGCAGCAAATGCACTTTATCAGATAGAGGTTGATAAGGTGAAGCAGGTGGTATTTGACGCTGAGGCTGTTTTTGAGCTTTTAGGCTAG
- a CDS encoding aminotransferase class I/II-fold pyridoxal phosphate-dependent enzyme, with amino-acid sequence MREFGKSRKLDNVLYDVRGPVVDEAARMEENGTNVLKLNIGNPAPFGFRTPDEVIYDMSRQLTDCEGYSNSKGLFSARKAIMQYAQLKKLPNVTVEDIYTGNGVSELINLSMSALLDNGDEVLVPAPDYPLWTACVTLAGGTAVHYICDEQSEWYPDIEDIKKKITDKTKAIVIINPNNPTGALYPREVLQQIVDVAREHELMIFSDEIYDRLVMDDYEHVSIASLAPDLFCVTFSGLSKSHMIAGYRIGWMVLSGNKALGKDYIEGLNMLSNMRLCSNVPAQSIVQTALGGYQSVGEYIVPGGRIYEQREYVYKALNDIPGISAVKPKAAFYIFPKIDTARFNITNDEQFALDLLREKKILIIHGGGFNWDKPDHFRVVYLPRTEILKDATGKLADFLSSYKQK; translated from the coding sequence ATGAGAGAATTTGGAAAATCCAGAAAATTAGATAATGTGCTTTATGATGTTAGAGGACCGGTGGTGGATGAGGCGGCCCGCATGGAGGAAAACGGCACAAATGTGTTGAAGCTCAATATAGGAAATCCTGCGCCGTTTGGCTTCAGGACACCTGATGAGGTGATATATGATATGTCTCGCCAGCTCACGGACTGTGAGGGGTATTCCAACTCCAAGGGACTTTTTTCTGCAAGAAAGGCAATCATGCAATATGCACAGCTCAAAAAGCTTCCTAATGTGACGGTTGAGGATATCTATACCGGAAACGGAGTCAGCGAGCTTATAAACCTAAGCATGTCGGCGCTTCTTGACAATGGTGATGAGGTGCTTGTGCCGGCACCGGACTATCCGCTTTGGACAGCCTGCGTTACACTTGCAGGAGGCACGGCAGTGCACTATATCTGTGATGAGCAGTCAGAGTGGTATCCGGACATAGAGGATATCAAAAAGAAGATTACAGACAAGACCAAGGCCATCGTAATAATAAACCCTAACAACCCTACGGGAGCGCTCTATCCGAGGGAGGTGCTGCAGCAGATAGTTGATGTGGCAAGAGAGCACGAGCTCATGATTTTTTCGGACGAGATATATGACAGGCTTGTGATGGATGACTATGAGCATGTGTCTATTGCATCGCTTGCACCTGACCTCTTCTGTGTGACCTTCAGCGGACTTTCGAAGTCACATATGATAGCAGGTTATCGTATCGGATGGATGGTTTTAAGCGGCAACAAGGCGCTCGGAAAGGACTATATCGAGGGACTCAACATGCTCTCAAACATGCGTCTTTGCTCGAATGTTCCGGCGCAGTCGATAGTGCAGACAGCTTTAGGCGGATATCAGAGTGTAGGCGAGTATATTGTGCCGGGCGGACGAATCTATGAGCAGAGAGAGTACGTCTACAAGGCATTAAACGATATACCGGGAATTTCGGCAGTAAAGCCAAAGGCAGCATTTTACATATTCCCAAAGATTGATACTGCAAGGTTCAACATCACAAACGATGAACAGTTTGCACTCGATCTGCTTCGTGAGAAGAAGATACTCATCATCCACGGCGGCGGCTTCAACTGGGATAAGCCTGATCATTTCAGAGTGGTATATCTGCCTCGAACAGAGATATTAAAGGATGCCACAGGTAAGCTTGCAGACTTTTTGTCTTCATATAAGCAGAAATAA
- a CDS encoding ABC transporter ATP-binding protein, with the protein MELLRVEHLSKIYGAGENQVKALDDVSLSVEKGEFVAIVGASGSGKSTLLHLLGGVDRPTSGKVYINGTDIFAMNDDELAIFRRRQVGIIYQFYNLIPILNVEENMAIPMELDGRKVEKAQMDDMLLRLGLTERRTHLPNELSGGQQQRTSIGRALITRPSIVLADEPTGNLDTKASNEIMHLLKTSNRELNQTIIMITHNMELAKAADRTIMIEDGKIR; encoded by the coding sequence ATGGAACTGCTTAGAGTAGAACACTTATCAAAAATATACGGAGCCGGAGAAAATCAGGTCAAGGCTTTGGACGATGTGTCATTGAGCGTGGAAAAGGGAGAGTTTGTGGCAATTGTAGGGGCGAGCGGCTCCGGAAAATCCACACTGCTTCATCTGCTCGGAGGTGTTGACAGGCCAACAAGCGGAAAGGTGTATATAAACGGCACTGATATTTTTGCAATGAATGATGATGAGCTTGCCATATTCAGAAGAAGACAGGTAGGCATCATTTATCAGTTTTATAATCTGATACCTATATTAAATGTGGAAGAAAACATGGCAATTCCGATGGAGCTTGATGGGAGAAAGGTGGAAAAAGCGCAGATGGATGACATGCTTTTGCGCCTTGGACTTACAGAGAGACGTACTCATCTGCCAAATGAGCTTTCAGGAGGACAGCAGCAGCGCACATCTATAGGAAGAGCCCTGATTACGAGACCATCTATAGTGCTCGCGGATGAGCCGACCGGAAACCTGGATACCAAGGCAAGCAACGAGATTATGCATCTCTTAAAGACCTCAAACCGTGAGCTCAACCAGACAATCATTATGATTACACATAATATGGAGCTTGCAAAGGCGGCTGACCGCACAATAATGATAGAGGATGGTAAAATCAGATGA